A single region of the Pygocentrus nattereri isolate fPygNat1 chromosome 27, fPygNat1.pri, whole genome shotgun sequence genome encodes:
- the psmg3 gene encoding proteasome assembly chaperone 3: protein MAHQPFIKTRQTEKTVNGISTQVVCTEFSNYIFIVLTQYGKIGTLVSVTPDARCSDISTPMFTTKVLLGKDEALTHVYAKNIATFVSQEAGNRPVLLGLALKDCSAENMKTLKDMIKSCQVW from the exons ATGGCACATCAACCATTCATCAAAACAAGGCAAACAGAGAAAACTGTCAATGGAATTTCAACTCAAGTTGTTTGCACAGAATTCAGCAATTACATCTTCATCGTCCTTACACAGTATGGGAAGATCGGGACTCTTGTATCTGTAACACCTGATGCAAGATGCAGTGACATCAGCACACCCATGTTTACTACTAAGGTGCTCCTAGGAAAAGATGAG GCTCTCACGCATGTTTATGCCAAAAATATTGCAACATTTGTGTCGCAAGAAGCAGGAAATCGACCCGTTCTTTTGGGACTTGCACTCAaggactgcagtgctgaaaatatgaaaactcTTAAAGATATGATCAAAAGCTGCCAAGTGTGGTGA
- the tmem184a gene encoding transmembrane protein 184A yields MNESLEEIANSTVMMASDHSVQDSSSLLVSNLSRMGNMTIIISKNGTPEEDQIFLNTTAAQALSGIFVWSALLITCHQIYSHLRSYTVPNEQRYIIRILFIVPIYAFDSWLSLLFISNDQYYVYFDSVRDCYEAFVIYNFLSLSFEYLGGESAIMAEIRGKQIRSSCLYGTCCLAGMSYSIGFLRFCKQATLQFCVVKPIMSLITILLQAFGKYHDGDFNVTGGYLYITIIYNVSVSLALYALFLFYSATSDLLRPYEPVLKFLTIKSVIFLSFWQGMVLAILERCGVIPEALLIDGHNVGAGTVAAGWQNFITCIEMFFAAIALRYAFTYNVYQQKKSHAPDNVAPMHSISSGLKETINPGDMVQDAIHNFSPAYQQYTQQSTKEVVQPSQNGKLGPSVTKSPKKSDKITLIDTDDEF; encoded by the exons ATGAATGAATCATTGGAGGAGATTGCTAACAGTACAGTGATGATGGCTTCAGACCACAGTGTTCAGGATTCATCTTCACTGTTGGTGTCAAACTTAAGTCGCATGGGTAATATGACCATAATCATATCAAAAAACGGGACGCCAGAGGAGGACCAGATCTTCCTGAACACAACTGCTGCCCAGGCTCTCTCAGGGATATTTGTTTGGTCTGCCTTGCTCATCACTTGTCACCAG ATCTACTCGCACCTGAGGTCATACACGGTTCCAAACGAGCAGCGATACATCATCCGCATCCTCTTCATCGTTCCCATCTATGCCTTTGACTCTTGGCTCAGCCTTCTCTTCATCAGCAACGACCAGTACTATGTCTACTTTGACTCTGTCCGGGACTGCTACGAAG CTTTTGTGATCTACAACTTTCTGAGCCTGTCTTTTGAGTATTTAGGAGGAGAGAGTGCCATCATGGCAGAAATACGAGGGAAGCAAATTCG GTCAAGTTGCCTGTATGGTACCTGCTGCTTGGCTGGAATGAGTTACTCCATTGGCTTCCTGAGGTTTTGCAAACAG GCCACCCTTCAATTCTGTGTTGTGAAACCGATCATGTCCCTCATCACTATCCTCCTGCAGGCCTTTGGCAAATACCATGATGGAGATTTTAA TGTGACAGGAGGGTACCTCTACATTACCATCATCTACAACGTCTCTGTGAGTCTGGCTCTCTATGCCCTTTTCCTCTTCTACTCCGCCACCAGTGATCTCTTGAGGCCCTACGAACCTGTGCTCAAGTTCCTCACCATCAAATCAGTCATCTTCCTCTCCTTCTGGCAAG GCATGGTTCTGGCCATCCTGGAGCGCTGTGGGGTGATACCTGAGGCACTGTTAATAGACGGCCATAATGTGGGCGCTGGAACTGTGGCAGCTGGTTGGCAGAACTTTATCACCTGCATTGAGATGTTCTTTGCTGCCATTGCGCTTCGCTATGCCTTCACATACAATGTATACCAGCAAAAGAAGAGCCATGCTCCAG ATAACGTTGCCCCCATGCACAGCATCTCCAGTGGACTGAAGGAGACGATCAACCCTGGAGACATGGTCCAGGATGCCATCCACAACTTCTCCCCAGCCTACCAACAGTACACACAGCAGTCCACCAAGGAGGTGGTGCAGCCCAGCCAGAACGGAAAGCTCGGCCCTAGTGTCACCAAGAGCCCAAAGAAGTCTGACAAAATCACACTGATCGATACGGACGATGAGTTCTAG